The window TCAGGAAATATGGCGCCGCTACGGTGGTCATGGCTTTTGACGAGCAGGGACAGGCCGACAGCTACGAACGCAGGATAGAAATCTGCCAGCGCAGTTATGACATCTTGGTCAACAACGTACAATTCAATCCGAACGATATCATCTTCGACCCGAATATTTTTCCGGTGGCGACAGGAATGGAAGAACACCGCAACAATGCGCTGGACTTCTTCCGGGCGACGAAGTGGATACGCACCCATCTGAAAGGGGCACACGTCAGCGGCGGAGTCAGCAACGTCTCTTTCTCTTTCCGGGGAAACAATATTGTACGCGAGGCCATGCACTCTGCTTTCCTGTATCACGCCATTCAGGAAGGCATGGATATGGGCATCGTCAATCCGACAATGATAGAAGTCTACGACAATGTGGAGAAAGGATTATTAGAGCGTGTGGAAGATGTCTTATTAAACCGGAGAGACGACTCTACTGAACGACTACTGGAATACGCAGAAACCGTAAAAGGCAGCGCAAAGAAAAGAGAAGAAGACCTGGCATGGAGAAACCAATCCGTTCAGGAGCGCCTGAAACACGCCTTGGTCAAGGGTATCGTTGACTTCATTGATGAAGATACGGAAGAATGCCGGCAGCAGTATGACAAACCACTGAGCGTCATTGAAGGCCCGCTGATGGACGGTATGAATGTAGTAGGTGATTTATTCGGAGCCGGCAAAATGTTCCTGCCACAGGTGGTGAAAAGTGCACGGGTGATGAAGAAATCCGTGGCTTATCTCCTGCCATTTATCGAGGCTTCCAAACAAGCAGGGGAAAGCAACAAACAGGGCAAAATCTTATTAGCCACCGTTAAGGGCGACGTTCACGACATCGGAAAAAATATTGTGGGCGTGGTGTTGGCCTGTAATAATTTTGAAATCGTAGACCTGGGCGTGATGGTGCCTTGTGACAAGATACTGGATGCTGCCGAGAAAGAACAGGCAGACATCATCGGATTAAGCGGACTGATTACTCCTTCGCTCGATGAGATGGTATTTGTGGCGAAAGAAATGAAACGCCGCGGCATGAAACAGCCTTTGCTGATTGGCGGAGCCACCACTTCCAAAATCCATACAGCCGTTAAGATCGAACCCAATTACGACCAGCCTACCATACACGTACTGGATGCTTCCCGCAGTGTACCGGTAGCAAGTTCCTTGTTAAACAAAGACAACAGAGATAAATTTATCACCGATATTAAATCGGAATACGAGATGATGCGCGAAAGGCATCAGGGCAAGCAAATCATCAAAGATTATATTTCACTGGAAGAGGCCCGCAAAAACAAATTGCAGTTAGACTGGGAACACTACAACCCGCCGAAACCCAGTTTCCTGGGCACCCGGGTTTTTGAAGAGTACGATTTGTCGGAAATACGGCCGTATATTGACTGGACACCCTTTTTCTCCACCTGGGAATTGCACGGAAAGTATCCGAATATCTTAGAAGATAAGATTGTGGGCGTGGAAGCGAAAAAATTGTTCCATGACGCCAATGCCTTACTCGATAAAATCATTGCGGAAAAATGGCTGACGGCAAAAGCGGTCATCGGGTTTTTTGAAGCCAACAGCGATACAGATGATATTATCATTACTGCTTCCGAAAATAACGAGCAGGAACCGGTTTCCCCTCTTGAGAGGGGATTAAGGGGTGTGTCTCTGCACCACCTGCGCCAGCAAAACAAGAAAGGGGAAGGACTTCCGAACTACTGCCTGAGCGATTTTGTGGCTCCGAAAGAAAGCGGCAAACAGGATTACATCGGCGGCTTTGCCGTGACCACCGGGATTGGCATTGAAAAATGGCTGAAACATTTTGAAGAACAGCACGATGACTACAACAAGATCATGCTGGCGGCATTGGCGGACCGATTGGCAGAAGCTTTTGCCGAACGCATGCACGAGCGGGTGCGCAGGGAATGGTGGGGATATGCCCTGCATGAACAGTTGGGCAACGACGAGCTGATCAAGGAAAAATACGAAGGTATCCGGCCGGCGCCGGGCTATCCGGCCTGCCCTGACCATACCGAAAAACCAATACTGTTCAAATTACTGGATGCTGAAAAGAATGCAGGCATTATCTTAACGGAAAGCAATGCGATGTATCCGGCATCGAGCGTAAGCGGCTGGTATTTCTCCCATCCCGACAGTAAGTATTTCGGCATAGGTAAGATAGCCAAAGACCAGGTGGAAGATTATGCGAAACGAAAAAACATGAAAACAGAAGAAATCGAACGATGGCTGCAGAGTGTGCTGAATTATGATGTGTAGGAGTGGCTTGATAGCTTTTTAGACGATAATGCATAGTATATTCTTTTCCTTGCAGAGTCTCCTGAAAGGGACACTTACATCTGACTAATTGTATTTAGTGTAGATTGCTTAATTCCTGAAATAATCTGATCTACTCTTACAGAATCATTTCCTCTGCTGATACTGATTGGAATCCCTGTTGTATTGTTGGCAGCCAAAGGCACCGCAGTTAATTTAAAAAAGCTGCCCGGCCTGTTATTTTAACAGGCAACGTAATATCAACTACAATTCCAAAACCAGATAACTCCGTTGTGTTAAATCGCGTTAACCCTACGCTTATTTTCCCGGAAGCAGCACCGCTTAAATCTTCAATTTTAGTGTAATTGGCACCCAATATATTGGCTGAATTCAAGTAAAAAACAACCGTTTAATCATTTATTTTGCCATTCACAAATATAAGGCTGAGTAAATGAATGTTTATTCCAATTTTTAAATTACCTTTAGAATATAAGCAGTATAAAAAATATTGAAATCTTTAATATTTATACTAAATTAAATTTTACTCTACACTTTTAGAGATGCCGAATTGAGCATATTAATGCGTTTATTACCTGAACTCAGCCTTATTAAATATAGCATAAAAAATTAGAATTCAATAATATATTGATGAATATTTCATATTTATCAACAAAAACGCAGTCTTATTGACCGACCATATATACCCGTAGTTAGTTGGTTGGAAACCAACGACGGCGAAGATAGTCCATGGTATCATTCTTTTCCCAGCAGAGATTCTGTAAGGAACTCTGCAAAAACAAACCGAATACTGTATATCTGATATTTACGGATTGTAACTAACATCTTCGGGCTTGGCGAAATGGCGTTTCGCCAAGTCGCAAGAATAAGTTTAGCGAAAAGATTCCAATATATTATTGTTTAAGCTAAGGAAAATACAGCTATTACGGCAAGGCGATGCTAGGCGGCGTTACTTTCATATTGTTTTATCGCATTCAACTCGGATTTCTTTTCATTACTTTCTTCTTCAATATCAAAATCATCCTGAAGACCTAGCCAGAATTTTGCAGAATTTCCAAAATATCTTGAAAGCCTTAGCGCTGTATCTGCAGTAATACGTCTGTTTCCTTTTACAATTTCTGAAACGCGTGTTTGAGGTATTCCGATATCTTTAGAAAGCCTATAGGCAGTAATCCCCAACGGACCAAGAAATTCTTCTTGAAGAACTTCGCCCGGATGTATGTTTTTTAATTTTCTCACAAGTTGTTTATTTTAATGATAATCTATTATTTGAACTTGATCAGCGTTATTTTCAGCCCACATAAAAATAATCCTCCATTGATTGTTTATTCTGATAGAATAGAAATTTTTCAGATTTCCTTTTAACTTTTCTAGTCTATTGGATGGAGGAATTAGCAAATCATTAAGGTGTTGAGAGTTATTTAGCATTCTTAATTTTCTACGTGCTATTTCCTGAATTTCGGCAGATAAACTTTTAATCCTTTCTCCTTCCCAAATTTTTCTAGTGTCTTTGTCTCCGAAAGACCGAATCATACTATAATTTTACGTTACTAACGTCAAAGATAAGTATCTTCAATGAAATTCACAAATTATCTTGTAATTTCAATTGTCTGCCAAAGAATGTCGCCTAACTCGTATGTAGGGGAAGTTTTTCATATTTATCCTTTCCTGTTGTTTCATATCTTTCGCCTCTTTGTGCTTTTCCCTTCAGCGTCTCGCGCAGAGGACTATGCCTAAACGGAAGCACATACCAAAAACAACGCAGATTCCTTCCCAAAAGACTCTGCGCATAACAGAAACAACAATCCGGTGAATTCATCTTCCAAAATCCATCCCGATTTCTTAGTTTTACAACCCGCATGTATGAACAAATCTCCTACCAGTCTGCCGAAGAAGCCCTTTCCGTCCTAAAAAGCGGTGACCGTGTTTATATTCACGGCAGTGCCATGACGCCCACCTTTCTGCTGCAGGCACTGGCGAAAGAAGCACCCCGGTTGCGCAACGTGGAACTTACCTTCATATCCGTTCACGGGGATATCGTGGTGGACCGCCCGGAATATGAAGATAACTTTCACATCAACTGTCTGTTCGTAAGCGACAGTGTGCGCAAAGCGATTCAGGAGGGCCGCGCGGATTTTATTCCGGTCTTCCTGAGCGATATTCCGGACCTGTTTAAAAACGGGCAACTGCCGCTGGATGTCGCCATCATACAGGTATCACCCCCCGACAAGCACGGCTATTGCTCCCTGGGTATCAGCGTGGACATCGCCCGCGCCGCTGTGAGTACCGCCAGGCATATCATTGCGCAGGT is drawn from Sphingobacteriales bacterium and contains these coding sequences:
- a CDS encoding type II toxin-antitoxin system RelE/ParE family toxin, translating into MIRSFGDKDTRKIWEGERIKSLSAEIQEIARRKLRMLNNSQHLNDLLIPPSNRLEKLKGNLKNFYSIRINNQWRIIFMWAENNADQVQIIDYH
- the metH gene encoding methionine synthase; translated protein: MSENNLLKLSGLEPLIVSKASNFVNIGERTNVTGSKVFLKMIKEERFEDALSVAMDQVRGGAQVLDVNMDEGMIDGEKAMVKFLNLIASEPEISRIPIMIDSSKWEIIEAGLKCIQGKGIVNSISLKGGEEEFIRQAKLIRKYGAATVVMAFDEQGQADSYERRIEICQRSYDILVNNVQFNPNDIIFDPNIFPVATGMEEHRNNALDFFRATKWIRTHLKGAHVSGGVSNVSFSFRGNNIVREAMHSAFLYHAIQEGMDMGIVNPTMIEVYDNVEKGLLERVEDVLLNRRDDSTERLLEYAETVKGSAKKREEDLAWRNQSVQERLKHALVKGIVDFIDEDTEECRQQYDKPLSVIEGPLMDGMNVVGDLFGAGKMFLPQVVKSARVMKKSVAYLLPFIEASKQAGESNKQGKILLATVKGDVHDIGKNIVGVVLACNNFEIVDLGVMVPCDKILDAAEKEQADIIGLSGLITPSLDEMVFVAKEMKRRGMKQPLLIGGATTSKIHTAVKIEPNYDQPTIHVLDASRSVPVASSLLNKDNRDKFITDIKSEYEMMRERHQGKQIIKDYISLEEARKNKLQLDWEHYNPPKPSFLGTRVFEEYDLSEIRPYIDWTPFFSTWELHGKYPNILEDKIVGVEAKKLFHDANALLDKIIAEKWLTAKAVIGFFEANSDTDDIIITASENNEQEPVSPLERGLRGVSLHHLRQQNKKGEGLPNYCLSDFVAPKESGKQDYIGGFAVTTGIGIEKWLKHFEEQHDDYNKIMLAALADRLAEAFAERMHERVRREWWGYALHEQLGNDELIKEKYEGIRPAPGYPACPDHTEKPILFKLLDAEKNAGIILTESNAMYPASSVSGWYFSHPDSKYFGIGKIAKDQVEDYAKRKNMKTEEIERWLQSVLNYDV
- a CDS encoding HigA family addiction module antidote protein, which translates into the protein MRKLKNIHPGEVLQEEFLGPLGITAYRLSKDIGIPQTRVSEIVKGNRRITADTALRLSRYFGNSAKFWLGLQDDFDIEEESNEKKSELNAIKQYESNAA